One stretch of Gadus chalcogrammus isolate NIFS_2021 chromosome 14, NIFS_Gcha_1.0, whole genome shotgun sequence DNA includes these proteins:
- the LOC130403765 gene encoding nuclear factor 7, brain-like: MAEEIPPPLKHFLTCSVCTETFKDPVSLGCHHSFCSSCLQDFWAQAENKNCPVCKRKSSKALVGVNFSIKELADSFAGRQRSDPSEEAQVVCTEHLKDIKWFCKEEQRAVCHVCEFPHHQGHTVVPLEEPVQELKQQLRPDLTALQARRRRHQELEETYEAMVPHLKGQRVKTERRIRKEFEQLHRFLREEEEARVEALREEEEQKRKRILLERKTLQEQIRSLSEGLSAVEADLQKDGLSFLSASTRSRTSARALLSGSDPQLLPGALLDEAKHLGNLAHRVWEEMGQRTTFSPVILDPNTAYRRLSLSDDLTSVRYGDVTQKAPNNPERFTMYTEVLGSEGFSSGEHCWEVEVGDHPDWLIGVAKESVERKGECTASPANGTWCLLHRSGKYTQGTGETLTLKRTPERIRVQLDYDGGEVSFYDPEDMTLIYTYQHTFTDNIFPYFCLGAAGLARTKDVRVCGVSSRTKPCK; the protein is encoded by the coding sequence ATGGCCGAAGaaatccctcctcctctcaaacATTTCCTGACCTGCAGCGTGTGCACTGAGACCTTCAAGGACCCGGTGTCTCTGGGCTGTCACCACAGCTTCTGTTCCAGCTGTCTCCAGGACTTCTGGGCCCAAGCGGAGAACAAGAACTGTCCCGTCTGTAAGAGGAAATCCTCAAAGGCTCTAGTTGGCGTTAACTTTTCCATCAAGGAGCTTGCTGACTCCTTCGCAGGAAGACAGAGGTCTGACCCCTCTGAAGAGGCCCAGGTGGTCTGCACTGAGCACTTAAAGGATATCAAGTGGTTctgtaaggaggagcagagagctgtgtgtcatgtgtgtgagttCCCTCACCACCAGGGTCACACAGTGGTTCCTCTAGAAGAACCAGTCCAGGAGCTGAAGCAGCAGCTGAGACCTGACCTCACGGCTCTacaggccaggaggaggagacaccaggagctggaggagacgtaTGAGGCCATGGTTCCTCACCTCAAGGGACAGCGGGTGAAGACCGAGAGGCGGATCAGGAAAGAGTTTGAACAGCTTCACCGGTtcctgagagaggaagaggaggccagagtggaggccctgagagaggaagaggagcagaagaggaagaggatcctCCTGGAGAGGAAGACCCTTCAGGAGCAGATCCGGTCTCTCTCAGAGGGTCTCTCGGCTGTAGAAGCAGACCTGCAGAAGGACGGCCTGTCGTTCCTCAGCGCTTCCACGCGCTCCCGGACCAGCGCCAGAGCCCTGCTCTCCGGTTCTGATCCCCAGCTGCTTCCTGGAGCGCTGCTGGACGAGGCCAAACACCTGGGAAACCTGGCCCACCGAGTCTGGGAGGAGATGGGGCAGAGGACCACCTTCAGCCCCGTTATTCTGGACCCAAACACTGCATACCGccggctctctctgtctgatgaTCTGACCAGCGTGAGATATGGCGATGTAACCCAGAAGGCTCCTAACAACCCAGAGAGGTTCACTATGTACACTGAGGTTCTGGGCTCTGAGGGCTTCAGCTCAGGGGAACActgctgggaggtggaggtgggagacCATCCTGACTGGTTAATAGGTGTTGCTAAAGAGTCagtggagaggaaaggagagtgtACTGCTTCACCAGCTAATGGAACCTGGTGTTTACTCCACCGCAGTGGAAAGTACACTCAGGGTACTGGTGAAACCCTGACATTGAAGAGGACTCCAGAGAGGATCAGAGTCCAGCTGGACTATGATGGAGGGGAGGTGTCCTTCTACGACCCTGAAGACATGACTCTCATCTACACCTATCAACACACTTTCACTGACAACATCTTCCCTTATTTTTGTCTTGGAGCAGCAGGTTTAGCCCGGACCAAAGATGTTAGGGTGTGTGGTGTCTCCTCACGCACTAAGCCATGTAAATGA